The following are encoded together in the Pedobacter sp. D749 genome:
- a CDS encoding DUF1735 domain-containing protein, giving the protein MKRFIKLLLFAGVTMSLSSCLKDKGYESNLYGINDSLEDNKVVNIPTTGTTFTVAGTYPLAVTPATTPATFLPATTPVTITIPVHLSAKDPASEELNVTLAGDATDAKITAYNATITSNPKFIRLPADKYTLSNAGVAKIAAGGRDASVTLTFVPATLTSGVRYALPVVISSVDKSGYIISGNQGYRMFLITIR; this is encoded by the coding sequence GCTTAAGCTCGTGTCTTAAAGACAAAGGTTACGAAAGTAATTTATATGGAATTAACGACTCGCTGGAAGACAACAAGGTTGTGAATATTCCAACAACAGGTACTACATTTACTGTGGCCGGAACATACCCATTGGCGGTTACTCCAGCTACTACTCCTGCAACATTTTTGCCAGCTACTACTCCGGTAACAATTACTATTCCTGTACATCTTTCTGCGAAAGATCCAGCATCAGAGGAGTTAAATGTTACATTAGCCGGAGATGCAACTGATGCAAAAATTACGGCATACAATGCAACAATAACGTCTAATCCAAAGTTTATCAGGCTTCCAGCTGATAAATACACATTATCCAATGCTGGTGTGGCAAAAATTGCAGCGGGCGGGAGAGATGCATCTGTTACTTTAACATTTGTACCTGCTACATTAACATCAGGTGTTCGTTATGCATTACCTGTTGTAATATCTTCAGTAGATAAATCAGGTTATATTATTAGTGGAAATCAAGGATATCGTATGTTCTTGATCACGATAAGATAA
- a CDS encoding DoxX family protein — MAILDNLGKYRNTGLLLIRIGLGVMFIIHGFPKLAGGPDGWTGLGGSMKVIGINFLPVFWGFMAAVSETFGGFLLIVGLFFRPALILLIFTMIIAALVHFGKGDGLQGASHAIELGIVFFGLIFIGPGKYSVDKK, encoded by the coding sequence ATGGCAATTTTAGACAATTTAGGAAAATACCGCAATACAGGTTTGTTGCTGATCCGTATTGGTTTGGGTGTAATGTTTATTATTCATGGTTTCCCGAAACTTGCAGGCGGGCCTGATGGCTGGACAGGTTTAGGAGGAAGTATGAAAGTAATTGGCATAAACTTTTTACCTGTATTTTGGGGTTTTATGGCCGCCGTTTCCGAAACCTTTGGTGGTTTCCTTTTGATTGTGGGATTGTTTTTCCGTCCGGCACTAATCTTATTAATCTTTACGATGATTATTGCCGCACTGGTTCATTTTGGCAAAGGCGATGGCTTACAAGGTGCCAGCCACGCCATTGAATTGGGCATTGTATTTTTCGGGTTGATTTTTATTGGCCCGGGGAAATATAGTGTGGATAAGAAATAA
- a CDS encoding RagB/SusD family nutrient uptake outer membrane protein: MKLFHIKTYKLKLATAAILAIPLVGSISSCKKEFLEKAPELTLPDQDAFANPTRVLGQINGLYSSSKNGSLFGGRYLIYNDIRAEEFVNRTGNSVTGYDVYQGTNNSTNTYVASFFSQAYLTINRANLFLDGLAKNSTVLTPALNANYAGEAKFIRALNYFALIQIFAKPYVSDAGASRGLPLRLTPETSLANNALKSSTVAAIYAQILKDLDEAEAGLPDTYGTALLRTTRAHKNTAIALKTRVYLAMGNYAKVLEEGNKLVPATAPFTNSARTAHALQANIVNVFAAPFTTSESIFSFPMADTNAPGTQNQLGYYYSWAGNGNLEFSLNKTGAGIYIDPAWPTTDARKSALTQDATISGVLHSYPIKYGAVSPFTDFVPMIRYAEVLLNVAEAEALAPGGNLVRSKALLQVVRTRSDATYVYGALTTPAALEAAILKERRIELLAEGFRYNDLARKAAPLPSFGAGASIPVTDQRYTFPIPIGELNTNPLVNTF; this comes from the coding sequence ATGAAATTATTTCATATCAAAACATATAAATTGAAGTTAGCTACTGCGGCTATACTTGCAATTCCTTTAGTTGGAAGCATCTCTTCTTGTAAAAAAGAGTTCCTGGAAAAGGCTCCTGAACTAACGCTTCCTGATCAGGATGCCTTTGCTAACCCTACCAGAGTTTTAGGCCAAATCAACGGACTTTATTCTTCTTCAAAAAATGGTTCCTTATTTGGCGGAAGATATCTGATCTATAATGATATCAGGGCTGAAGAATTTGTTAACAGAACGGGTAATAGTGTAACGGGTTATGATGTTTATCAGGGTACAAATAACTCGACCAATACTTATGTTGCCAGCTTCTTTTCGCAAGCATACTTAACGATTAACAGGGCAAACCTTTTTTTAGATGGATTAGCGAAGAATAGTACAGTTTTAACACCTGCATTAAATGCAAATTATGCTGGCGAAGCTAAATTTATCAGGGCATTAAATTATTTTGCATTGATTCAGATTTTTGCCAAGCCTTATGTTTCTGATGCAGGAGCATCAAGAGGTTTGCCATTGCGTTTAACCCCCGAAACATCTTTGGCAAATAACGCATTGAAAAGTAGCACGGTTGCTGCAATATATGCTCAAATTCTAAAGGATCTTGATGAGGCGGAAGCAGGTTTGCCAGATACTTATGGAACTGCTTTACTACGTACAACCCGTGCACACAAAAATACAGCGATTGCTTTAAAAACCAGAGTATATTTAGCTATGGGAAATTATGCAAAGGTTTTGGAGGAAGGTAATAAATTGGTTCCGGCGACAGCACCATTTACCAATTCTGCCAGAACTGCCCATGCATTGCAGGCAAATATTGTAAACGTTTTTGCCGCACCTTTTACCACCTCAGAGTCTATTTTCTCTTTCCCAATGGCAGATACAAACGCCCCGGGAACGCAGAATCAATTAGGTTATTATTACAGCTGGGCCGGAAACGGAAACCTGGAGTTTTCATTAAACAAAACAGGTGCTGGAATTTATATAGATCCTGCATGGCCAACTACAGATGCGAGAAAATCTGCTTTAACACAAGATGCAACCATTTCTGGCGTGCTCCATTCATATCCTATCAAGTATGGTGCAGTGTCTCCATTTACTGATTTTGTACCGATGATCAGATATGCAGAAGTTTTGTTAAACGTGGCTGAGGCTGAAGCGTTAGCCCCAGGAGGTAATCTGGTTCGTTCTAAAGCATTATTGCAAGTGGTTCGTACACGTTCTGATGCAACATATGTTTACGGTGCATTAACAACACCTGCAGCTTTGGAAGCAGCAATTCTTAAAGAAAGAAGAATTGAGTTGCTTGCTGAAGGATTCAGATACAATGATTTAGCCAGGAAAGCAGCACCACTCCCATCTTTCGGTGCCGGAGCTTCTATTCCTGTTACGGATCAAAGATATACTTTCCCAATCCCTATTGGTGAGTTAAATACCAATCCGTTGGTTAATACTTTCTAA
- a CDS encoding SusC/RagA family TonB-linked outer membrane protein, with protein MKKLLQSLFILLFIATSAIAQDRTITGTVTAQEDGLPLPGVSVRIKDASNSGVSTNAAGKFSIKVSAGAKVLIFSSVGYSMREIAIRGSVVNASLETDSKSLSEVVVTALGQKREAKSLGYAATTVKNSDLTAGRSTNVVNALAGKVAGVKILSTGGATGASSNINIRQATTFTGSNQPLWVLDGIPIDNGGGDQAVNTGSTNSNRGIDLNQDDIESVTILKGPAAAVLYGSRAVAGAVIVTTKKGSKGQAGRVELSSNYNYIEVNRLPDYQNEYSQGTNGLYDPFSQMSWGTKITGQTVTNYLGNPETLTAYPDNVKDIFKGGYNLQNNVTFSGGTEKTAYYFNYGNFKESGYIDNNTLAKNNFTVNASTQLSKNLTISSSIQYIHNNSVGTPVGNARSNPLFDGMTLPRTYNLANYPFETAAGLNNIPTSRVPNAGYTYYNILGTDNPLWSIKYVLYKQKIDRAIGNVGLDYKIADWLSANYKIGIDQYTNVSKTINEKSSNNNQSASRAGSIIDNTTNRREVSSYFNLVANKRFLKDFGARFLLGNEINYRRTDQLQVTGNGIQAAHNYNISNTLTYVPLQTIREQSLVGVYADISLDYKSFAYLSFTGRRDVSSTFAPDKRSYFYPKIDASFIATEAFPQLKQNDILTYLKIRANYAKVGREAPIYSTGTYFGTAGPSDGFGPNLIFPFNGVNGQTFSNAAGNINIKPEFTASREVGLEAKLLKDRLSIDIAYYSTKSTDIIFSVPSAPSSGFSSTLLNAGTLKAHGIELLISGTPIKSTNFNWDLSVNFTKGRNEVVELAPGVPFIGNGGFTNPQGRIVTGYQYGTLFGQVFKKLNGKDVVDANGRLSSGQINTTELQPIGDPNPKWTGGVNTTFSYKGLSLSLFADIRYGGDIYSRTITDLRRYGVAAETGNRDRLYMHNAVYADGTPNNTLITAEQYYGDLYSSAAQEYAVFDGSWIRLREATLSYRIPGKLLNKLSFIKGINVGLTGRNLLMYAPNFPHLDPENNLLGVGNGQGIEYNGQPQTRTYGGFLKLSF; from the coding sequence ATGAAAAAACTTCTACAAAGTTTGTTCATATTGCTATTTATTGCCACCTCAGCAATAGCGCAAGACCGAACAATCACTGGGACAGTTACGGCTCAGGAAGATGGATTACCTCTCCCTGGCGTAAGTGTACGAATTAAAGACGCGTCGAACTCCGGCGTTTCTACAAATGCTGCGGGTAAATTCTCCATCAAGGTAAGTGCTGGTGCCAAAGTGCTGATTTTTTCTTCAGTAGGCTATTCCATGCGAGAAATTGCCATCAGGGGTAGCGTTGTAAATGCATCTTTAGAAACAGATTCAAAGTCACTATCAGAAGTTGTGGTAACGGCATTAGGCCAAAAAAGAGAAGCCAAATCGTTAGGTTATGCTGCTACAACAGTTAAGAATAGCGACTTAACCGCTGGTCGTTCAACCAATGTAGTAAATGCGTTGGCAGGTAAAGTAGCGGGAGTAAAAATTTTATCAACAGGTGGTGCAACAGGTGCTTCATCAAATATCAATATCAGGCAAGCCACAACCTTTACCGGATCGAACCAACCGTTATGGGTACTGGATGGTATTCCTATTGATAATGGTGGAGGTGACCAAGCCGTAAATACAGGAAGTACAAATTCGAATAGGGGTATTGATCTAAACCAGGATGACATTGAGTCTGTAACGATTTTGAAGGGACCAGCTGCAGCCGTACTTTATGGTTCCAGGGCTGTTGCCGGAGCGGTAATTGTAACCACTAAAAAAGGAAGTAAAGGCCAGGCCGGAAGAGTAGAATTAAGTAGTAACTACAATTATATCGAAGTTAACCGCTTGCCAGATTATCAGAATGAATACTCACAAGGAACCAATGGCTTGTACGATCCTTTCTCTCAAATGTCATGGGGAACAAAGATAACCGGACAAACAGTTACCAATTACCTGGGTAATCCGGAAACCCTTACCGCTTACCCAGATAATGTTAAGGATATATTTAAAGGAGGATATAACTTACAGAACAATGTTACTTTTTCTGGTGGTACCGAAAAAACAGCCTATTACTTTAATTATGGAAATTTTAAAGAAAGTGGGTATATCGATAATAATACTTTGGCGAAAAATAACTTTACTGTTAATGCAAGTACGCAATTAAGTAAAAATCTAACCATTAGTTCTTCAATTCAGTACATCCATAATAATTCTGTGGGTACCCCTGTCGGTAATGCAAGGTCTAATCCGTTATTCGATGGTATGACTTTGCCCAGAACTTATAACCTTGCAAATTATCCATTTGAAACTGCTGCAGGTTTAAATAATATACCAACAAGTCGTGTTCCCAACGCGGGCTATACTTATTACAATATTTTAGGAACGGATAACCCACTCTGGTCAATTAAATATGTTTTATATAAACAAAAGATAGATCGTGCCATTGGCAATGTTGGTTTAGATTATAAAATAGCAGATTGGTTAAGTGCTAATTATAAAATTGGTATCGATCAATATACCAATGTATCGAAAACTATTAATGAAAAATCATCTAACAATAACCAATCGGCAAGCAGGGCTGGTTCTATTATTGATAACACCACCAACAGGCGTGAGGTAAGTTCGTACTTCAATTTAGTAGCCAACAAAAGGTTTTTAAAAGACTTTGGCGCCAGATTTTTGTTGGGTAACGAAATTAACTACAGAAGAACAGATCAATTGCAGGTAACTGGTAACGGTATACAGGCAGCACATAACTACAATATCTCTAATACCTTAACTTATGTTCCGCTTCAAACTATAAGAGAACAAAGTTTAGTAGGGGTATATGCCGATATTAGTTTGGATTATAAATCTTTTGCCTATCTATCTTTTACAGGGCGTAGAGATGTTTCTTCAACATTTGCCCCTGATAAAAGAAGTTATTTTTACCCTAAAATAGATGCCAGTTTTATTGCAACAGAGGCTTTCCCTCAGTTAAAACAAAATGATATTTTAACTTATTTAAAAATCAGGGCTAACTACGCGAAAGTAGGTAGAGAGGCGCCAATTTACAGTACAGGTACTTATTTTGGTACTGCAGGTCCTTCTGATGGTTTTGGGCCAAACCTTATCTTTCCATTTAATGGGGTAAATGGTCAAACTTTTTCAAATGCTGCTGGTAACATTAATATCAAACCCGAATTTACGGCTTCAAGAGAAGTTGGTTTAGAGGCTAAGCTTTTAAAAGACAGGTTGAGTATCGATATTGCGTACTACAGCACCAAAAGTACCGACATTATATTTTCTGTCCCTAGCGCGCCCTCTTCTGGTTTTAGCAGTACCCTGTTAAATGCCGGAACCTTAAAAGCTCATGGTATTGAGTTGCTGATCAGTGGAACGCCAATAAAATCTACAAACTTTAACTGGGATTTATCTGTAAACTTTACCAAAGGCAGAAATGAAGTGGTAGAGCTTGCGCCGGGTGTGCCTTTTATTGGTAATGGTGGTTTTACCAATCCACAGGGCCGTATTGTTACCGGGTATCAGTATGGAACACTATTCGGTCAGGTATTTAAAAAACTTAATGGGAAGGATGTTGTTGATGCTAACGGTAGGTTAAGCTCAGGCCAGATCAATACCACAGAATTACAGCCTATTGGCGATCCAAACCCAAAATGGACTGGTGGTGTAAATACAACCTTCTCTTACAAAGGTTTATCATTAAGCTTATTTGCCGATATCCGTTATGGTGGCGATATATATTCGAGAACAATTACCGACTTAAGAAGATATGGTGTTGCTGCAGAAACAGGTAACAGAGATCGTTTATATATGCACAACGCAGTATATGCCGATGGTACGCCAAACAATACCTTAATTACGGCCGAACAATACTATGGCGATTTATACTCTTCAGCAGCGCAGGAATATGCCGTTTTTGATGGTTCGTGGATCAGGTTACGGGAAGCAACACTATCTTACCGCATCCCGGGCAAATTACTAAACAAACTGAGCTTTATAAAAGGGATTAATGTGGGGTTAACAGGAAGAAACCTTTTGATGTATGCGCCTAATTTCCCTCATCTGGATCCAGAGAATAACCTTTTGGGTGTGGGTAACGGACAGGGAATTGAGTATAACGGCCAGCCTCAGACAAGAACCTATGGTGGATTTTTAAAATTATCATTTTAG
- a CDS encoding SusD/RagB family nutrient-binding outer membrane lipoprotein has translation MKINIKKIVFGLALATTGLSSCKKFVDINDDPTRLKDPDASLVLPAAQGRLGFTMGSDIHRFTALWVQQFAAQGGGSAQPTQYDKYAVGEADINNTWEATFAGTLADLQKVIEKTKATSPKYAGVAELVKAYVYQTHVDAFGDLPYSEAIGYEANLKAKFDGSSAIYDNVFALIDEGIADIKKASLLAPATDDLFYGGDMDKWERFGNALKLRMYIHYFSTNGTAADATKAKTGITAILAANKLLRANTDNFQMKFLSSANQTNPIHQFEGSRPNQFFPSKTLVDIMNAKTDSRRNSFFTLQGNTYVGATNGNGDVVVSTAFSRMSTYLRGKLSAGVYSGEAPIRMLTFAEQNQVLAEYFARTNGGNDLTTADIYYKAGITASFASAIEFSDGTEATAVTGGLATYLASTNGTLATGNALQKIIEEKFVSNFGVAIEPWTDWRRTGFPVLSPVSPATAIPRILPYSFNERSYNPNTPARPSVFVKSVFWDK, from the coding sequence ATGAAAATTAATATAAAGAAAATAGTTTTTGGATTGGCATTAGCCACGACAGGACTGAGCTCGTGTAAGAAATTTGTAGACATTAACGATGACCCTACGCGATTAAAAGATCCTGATGCCAGTTTGGTTCTGCCCGCTGCTCAGGGTAGACTAGGATTTACAATGGGTTCGGATATACATCGTTTTACTGCCTTATGGGTACAGCAGTTTGCTGCGCAGGGAGGTGGTTCAGCCCAACCAACACAATATGATAAGTATGCTGTAGGTGAAGCTGATATCAATAATACCTGGGAAGCTACTTTTGCAGGTACTTTGGCCGATTTACAGAAAGTGATCGAAAAAACTAAAGCTACAAGTCCAAAATATGCGGGCGTTGCAGAGCTGGTAAAAGCTTATGTTTATCAAACCCATGTTGATGCATTTGGAGATCTGCCTTATTCGGAGGCTATTGGTTATGAGGCTAATTTAAAGGCTAAGTTTGATGGATCATCGGCCATATATGACAATGTGTTTGCTTTAATTGATGAGGGTATTGCAGATATCAAAAAAGCCTCTTTATTGGCACCTGCAACTGATGACTTATTTTATGGTGGGGATATGGATAAATGGGAGCGTTTTGGAAATGCTTTAAAACTTAGGATGTATATCCACTACTTTTCTACTAACGGAACTGCTGCAGACGCAACAAAAGCTAAAACAGGCATAACCGCTATATTGGCTGCGAATAAACTGTTAAGGGCAAATACCGATAATTTTCAAATGAAGTTTTTAAGTTCTGCCAACCAAACCAACCCTATTCACCAATTTGAAGGATCGAGACCAAATCAGTTTTTTCCGAGTAAAACTTTGGTTGATATCATGAATGCCAAGACTGATAGTAGAAGAAATTCATTTTTCACCTTACAGGGTAATACGTATGTTGGCGCCACGAATGGCAATGGCGATGTAGTAGTAAGCACTGCTTTCTCACGCATGAGCACTTATCTTAGAGGTAAACTCTCAGCAGGTGTTTATTCTGGTGAAGCACCCATAAGAATGTTAACTTTTGCTGAGCAAAATCAGGTTTTGGCAGAATATTTTGCCAGAACAAACGGAGGAAATGATTTAACCACAGCAGATATTTATTATAAAGCGGGTATCACTGCATCATTTGCAAGTGCAATTGAGTTTTCAGATGGGACAGAAGCAACCGCTGTTACTGGCGGCTTAGCTACTTATCTGGCTTCAACAAATGGAACTTTGGCAACAGGTAATGCGCTGCAAAAAATTATCGAAGAAAAATTTGTATCCAACTTTGGCGTGGCCATAGAGCCGTGGACAGACTGGAGAAGAACAGGCTTTCCTGTACTATCGCCAGTATCTCCTGCAACAGCCATTCCGCGCATATTGCCATACTCATTTAATGAGAGAAGCTACAATCCTAACACACCAGCCCGACCTTCAGTATTTGTAAAATCTGTATTTTGGGATAAATAA
- a CDS encoding TonB-dependent receptor, producing MKKLLQSLFILLFIATSAIAQDRTITGTVTGKEDGMPLPGVSVKIKGASGGTTTGADGKYTLRVTSRASVLEFSYIGYVTQSKSIGGGSTLNIALESDSKTLTDVVVTGYGVTKKKDFTGSASSVKGEDLKDKPVQSFVQGLTGQAAGVSIIQPNGLLNNPPVIRVRGVSSISLSSFPLVVVDGIPFPTTDASANSATNNPLGDINPADIETIDILKDAASTALYGSRAAAGVLVITTKRGKTGDAKITYDGWYGINNAVRLPELLNAQQYIDSKNTAIANALVLNPNAVPASQRDANNKSFFPSYNADGSIVDTKWYDEVYRTAQSQNHNVTLSGGTARTTYYLSGGISDQDGFLKNNTFKRYSARINATHKATDWLSLSMNVNYNNSINRAPNSGSAPGAAFNSSGLGRIAIAIAPNVPVYNADGSYNISANNVGNAANLITSTWAHPTVLVDKDLNSSENNRFLTNLGADFKIIDGLNFRSNFSWERANTENLQFWNPLQGDGYSFNGYAYNNTARRNNWNWINTLQYVKTFNGVHNLSLTVGNDVQNTRTVNWGAIRQGLGDPTFFNQFQGTFTTNVPGGNSINEIAFQAYLASASYNYKGKYYLSANFRRDGNSALSSENKWGNFGGGSVGWTISEEGFFKNSSLGKTVNLLRVRASYGRVGNANVPAYSEYTTYSPGLYGVTPFAWIFGQAGNKELKWETSNQLDFGLNLALFNNRLTFEADYFKKDINNLLLNVPQALSKGIPNDPQGTILANVGSMYNKGFEFALGGTPIKTTKFSWTANLNFTTIKNKVTALDPNVSQIIGTTGGLESASVTKVGESIGSIYAVKTNGVNPANGRRIYINAAGREVQYQHFGGANAWTYLDGTPAPSPAGDAQVIGGTLPKWYGGFNNTFNYGNFDLNLMFTFSGGNYIYNGSRAGLLDQRVWNNSTEILNAWTPTNTQTNIPRVVYGDNVSNGSSFAIDANVEKGDFLRLQAATFGYRIPKTVFGKSGIDNIRVYASVNNAFLITNYTGVDPEISTNGNSNLASGVERNSIPQGRSFTFGISLGL from the coding sequence ATGAAAAAACTTCTACAAAGTTTGTTCATATTGCTGTTTATTGCCACCTCAGCAATAGCGCAAGATCGAACAATCACTGGAACAGTTACGGGTAAGGAAGACGGAATGCCGCTTCCTGGTGTAAGTGTTAAAATTAAAGGCGCTTCTGGCGGAACTACAACCGGAGCCGATGGTAAATACACCTTGCGTGTAACTTCAAGGGCATCGGTTTTAGAATTCTCTTATATTGGTTATGTTACTCAATCAAAATCAATTGGTGGAGGATCAACACTTAATATCGCTTTAGAGAGCGATTCGAAAACCTTAACGGACGTTGTGGTTACTGGTTATGGCGTTACCAAAAAGAAAGATTTCACTGGATCTGCATCTAGTGTTAAGGGTGAAGATTTGAAAGATAAGCCTGTACAAAGTTTTGTGCAGGGCTTAACAGGCCAGGCTGCCGGTGTTAGCATTATTCAGCCAAATGGTTTGTTAAACAATCCTCCTGTTATTCGTGTAAGGGGTGTGAGTTCGATTTCACTTAGCTCGTTTCCATTGGTAGTGGTTGATGGGATTCCTTTTCCAACTACTGATGCTTCGGCAAACTCTGCAACCAATAACCCGCTTGGTGATATTAACCCTGCCGATATTGAAACCATCGATATCTTGAAAGATGCGGCATCAACCGCACTTTATGGCTCAAGGGCTGCAGCCGGCGTTTTGGTAATTACAACCAAAAGAGGTAAAACAGGTGATGCTAAAATTACATATGATGGATGGTATGGGATTAACAATGCTGTGCGTTTGCCGGAACTTTTAAATGCTCAGCAATACATCGATAGTAAAAATACTGCAATTGCAAATGCCTTGGTTTTAAATCCAAATGCAGTACCTGCATCGCAGCGTGATGCAAATAACAAGAGTTTCTTTCCAAGTTATAATGCAGACGGTTCCATTGTCGATACCAAATGGTATGATGAGGTTTACAGAACAGCTCAATCTCAAAATCATAACGTAACTCTAAGTGGTGGTACCGCAAGAACAACTTATTATTTATCAGGTGGAATTTCGGATCAGGATGGTTTCCTTAAAAACAATACTTTTAAGAGATATTCTGCCCGTATAAATGCAACGCATAAAGCTACAGACTGGTTAAGTTTAAGCATGAATGTAAATTATAATAACAGTATCAATCGTGCACCTAATAGCGGATCAGCGCCAGGAGCGGCATTTAACTCATCAGGATTGGGCCGTATTGCAATTGCAATTGCGCCTAATGTTCCTGTTTACAATGCTGATGGTAGTTATAATATTTCAGCGAATAACGTAGGTAACGCAGCAAACTTAATTACCAGTACATGGGCACACCCAACGGTATTAGTTGATAAGGATTTAAATAGCTCAGAAAACAACAGGTTTTTAACTAACCTTGGTGCCGATTTCAAGATTATCGACGGATTAAATTTTAGGTCTAATTTCTCTTGGGAAAGAGCCAATACAGAAAACCTTCAATTCTGGAACCCACTTCAAGGTGATGGATACTCTTTTAATGGCTACGCTTATAACAATACGGCGAGAAGAAATAACTGGAACTGGATTAATACATTACAATATGTAAAAACATTTAACGGTGTACATAATTTAAGCTTAACAGTTGGCAATGATGTACAGAATACAAGAACGGTAAACTGGGGCGCCATCCGTCAGGGATTAGGTGATCCAACTTTTTTCAACCAGTTTCAGGGAACTTTCACCACAAATGTACCAGGAGGTAATAGCATTAATGAAATTGCATTTCAGGCTTATTTAGCCAGTGCCAGTTATAACTATAAGGGTAAATATTACTTAAGTGCTAACTTTAGAAGAGATGGTAATTCCGCACTTTCATCAGAAAACAAATGGGGAAACTTTGGTGGTGGATCTGTGGGATGGACAATCTCAGAAGAAGGATTCTTTAAAAACTCATCACTAGGTAAAACAGTTAATTTGTTAAGGGTAAGAGCGAGTTATGGTAGAGTTGGTAATGCAAATGTTCCTGCTTATAGCGAATATACTACTTATAGCCCAGGTCTTTATGGCGTAACTCCTTTTGCGTGGATTTTTGGACAGGCAGGTAATAAAGAGCTGAAGTGGGAAACCAGTAACCAGTTAGATTTTGGTTTAAACTTAGCTTTATTTAATAATAGATTAACTTTCGAAGCCGATTACTTCAAAAAGGATATTAATAATTTATTGTTAAACGTGCCTCAGGCTTTATCTAAAGGCATTCCCAATGATCCTCAAGGAACCATCCTTGCAAATGTAGGCTCGATGTACAACAAAGGTTTTGAGTTTGCATTAGGTGGTACACCTATCAAAACAACTAAGTTTTCATGGACAGCCAACTTAAACTTTACTACCATTAAAAATAAGGTAACAGCTTTAGATCCTAACGTCTCTCAGATTATTGGTACAACTGGCGGTTTAGAATCTGCAAGTGTTACTAAAGTAGGTGAATCAATTGGTAGTATTTACGCGGTAAAAACAAACGGGGTAAATCCTGCAAATGGCAGAAGAATTTATATCAATGCTGCAGGCCGTGAAGTTCAGTACCAGCATTTTGGCGGGGCTAATGCATGGACCTATCTTGACGGAACACCAGCTCCTTCTCCAGCGGGGGATGCACAGGTTATAGGTGGAACATTGCCTAAATGGTATGGCGGTTTTAATAACACATTCAACTATGGTAACTTCGATTTAAACCTGATGTTTACTTTTTCAGGCGGAAACTATATCTATAATGGTTCTCGTGCCGGTTTGTTAGATCAACGGGTATGGAATAACTCAACAGAGATTTTAAATGCATGGACGCCAACAAATACTCAAACAAATATTCCAAGAGTGGTATATGGTGATAACGTTTCAAACGGTTCTTCGTTTGCAATTGACGCGAATGTGGAGAAGGGTGATTTCTTACGTCTTCAGGCAGCAACCTTTGGTTACAGAATTCCAAAAACTGTTTTTGGTAAGTCAGGAATTGACAACATTAGGGTTTACGCATCAGTAAACAATGCTTTTTTGATCACGAACTATACTGGTGTAGACCCGGAAATCTCGACCAATGGTAACAGTAACCTGGCTAGTGGAGTAGAGCGTAACTCTATCCCTCAGGGCAGATCATTTACATTTGGCATTAGTTTAGGTTTATAA